In one window of Paraflavitalea soli DNA:
- a CDS encoding type I polyketide synthase, with amino-acid sequence MSKKDIAIIGMSCRFSKSGNLAAFWDNLRQGKELVHFLTAEEILQSGLDQQAMDDPAYIKIRSVIDGKDSFDAPFFGYSREEGALMDPQIRLFHENAWLALEDAGYDPFGYEGKIGVFAGASDNLNWIAHSIVKAAESDVAPFMADKISSRHYVASLLAYKLNLRGPAYFIDTACSTSLAAIHIACRNLLMNECNMAIAGAVRISTLTEPGYKYYEGMIASRDGHCKTFDKDASGTMAGEGVGIVVLKRLEEALKDQDRIYAVIKSSAVNNDGSRKVGYTAPGIQGQAACIMLAHKLAGIDPGTVSYIEAHGTATKLGDPAEIEALNHAFGNQTEKYCAIGSVKSNIGHLDTVAGIAGLIKTALSLWHKEIPPSLHFTEANPDINFNNGPFYVNNTLRSWKGQAGMPLRAGVSSFGIGGTNVHAVLEEAPEGRSAKKEQRHFLLPCSARTLSSLEKQVAQLAAQWPRYESNIADAAFTLQQRRKHFKYRHCFLYDKDTLTINSIQKNDGALVDNGAKPVIIFMFTGQGAQYRGMGKGLYDQFPVFKVAMEEGFSQLKKLTGEDFFPILFGEENDTINHTIYTQPALFIFEYALAKLLAHWGIQPDLMIGHSIGELTAACISGMFSFEEGIRLVVARARLMGAQAGGAMLAIGCPVASITNYLQEDIAVAAINTPDSCVVAGSYEAIQALSDTLAAAEIPVARLRTSHAFHSAMMDPAVDEFTKTVTTMRLSAPQIPFVSNVSGNMAGEEVLEPAYWGRHIRETVRFSEGLQGILAMGNLVCIEVGPGNTLAGFCRQISKAGGHQYAPFNLVRRSPERIADDYFFLEKMGQLWMQGVAVNWDAADQKENRQVVSLPGYQFDQYHFPVAVNPLAHNNARPVMAQGTKQKDIASWFYIPSWKESPLLDNQAKKEAIKNYLLLTDESEGSMALKRLLIEKGHAVMEVRKGRHFETQEPGICMINHEAREDYEQLGNWLLQQGFVMDQIIYTWSSPDAWTDYFNLLHLYKGLSIHGTSTQAALYFITTDMYAIGNAAGNREVGASTAIGLLRVWSQENPYFFCSHIDISPEDGVKAVPLIYKELCCNEQDITVALRNKRRWVNSYQPMPLQRNGTKVIKKKGTYLITGGLGQVGICLARHLLTQYEAHVVLIGRSELSLKGSFDPVAGSDSALTRKLQDLEELQSLPGSVAYYAADITDQPLLETVIRQAEATAGPINGVIHAAGDTAREYFSLIESTDTAQVHRLFAAKVTGTMHLQKIFRDKAPDFFWATSSLSVAVGGLGYNAYASANCFMDHFIDLQNEQQGNWLSVNLDGLALGGAHGDKGINPVELCEVFERSLQTLGQGRLAVSVYDLEYRLEKYMGKNRQMPAVVKDAEVFDTGRPALTVDYLPAATVVERKLVGLWSEVLNIREIGVLDNFLDLGGDSLKAMTLSRKIHKEFGIELPIDFFFKNLTVQSYAAEIQLIESLKKINTVHTADKELKVITI; translated from the coding sequence ATGAGCAAGAAGGATATTGCCATTATTGGAATGTCTTGCAGGTTTTCTAAATCCGGCAACCTGGCCGCGTTTTGGGATAACCTGCGGCAGGGGAAGGAGCTTGTCCATTTCCTCACTGCAGAAGAAATTTTGCAATCGGGCCTTGATCAACAAGCCATGGATGATCCGGCCTATATTAAGATCCGTTCTGTTATTGACGGGAAGGATTCTTTTGATGCACCTTTTTTCGGGTACTCGCGCGAAGAAGGGGCGCTGATGGACCCGCAGATCAGGCTTTTTCATGAAAACGCCTGGCTGGCGCTGGAAGATGCAGGATATGATCCCTTTGGTTACGAGGGGAAGATAGGGGTGTTTGCAGGAGCGTCGGATAACCTCAACTGGATCGCACACAGTATTGTAAAAGCGGCGGAAAGTGATGTGGCGCCTTTTATGGCGGATAAGATCTCTTCAAGACACTATGTAGCCAGCTTACTGGCTTATAAACTAAACCTGAGAGGTCCGGCTTATTTTATCGACACGGCTTGTTCTACCTCACTGGCAGCGATCCATATTGCCTGCCGTAACCTACTGATGAATGAATGCAATATGGCCATTGCCGGCGCGGTGCGTATCTCAACGCTTACAGAGCCGGGCTATAAGTACTATGAAGGAATGATCGCCTCACGCGATGGGCATTGCAAGACCTTTGATAAAGATGCCTCGGGTACGATGGCAGGAGAGGGTGTGGGTATAGTGGTATTGAAGCGGCTGGAGGAAGCCTTGAAAGACCAGGACCGAATCTATGCGGTGATCAAGTCTTCGGCTGTTAATAATGATGGCAGTCGCAAAGTGGGTTATACAGCGCCGGGCATACAGGGACAGGCTGCCTGTATCATGCTGGCGCATAAACTGGCGGGTATCGATCCCGGTACGGTCTCCTATATAGAAGCGCATGGAACAGCTACCAAACTGGGTGATCCTGCCGAAATAGAAGCATTGAACCATGCTTTTGGCAATCAAACGGAAAAGTATTGCGCTATAGGGTCCGTAAAATCAAACATAGGCCATCTGGATACGGTGGCTGGTATTGCAGGACTTATTAAAACAGCCTTGTCGCTATGGCATAAAGAGATACCGCCAAGTCTGCATTTTACGGAGGCCAATCCGGACATCAATTTCAACAACGGACCATTTTATGTAAACAATACCCTGCGTTCCTGGAAGGGACAAGCAGGCATGCCTTTGCGGGCAGGGGTAAGTTCTTTTGGAATAGGAGGGACGAATGTACATGCGGTGTTGGAAGAAGCACCGGAAGGCAGATCTGCAAAGAAAGAACAGCGGCATTTTTTGTTACCCTGTTCTGCCAGGACCTTGTCGTCGCTGGAAAAACAAGTGGCTCAGTTAGCAGCGCAGTGGCCACGCTACGAAAGCAATATAGCCGATGCAGCTTTTACGTTGCAGCAGCGGCGAAAACATTTTAAATACAGGCATTGCTTCCTGTATGACAAGGATACGCTTACCATTAATAGTATTCAAAAAAACGATGGGGCGCTGGTAGACAACGGCGCTAAACCCGTTATCATTTTTATGTTCACGGGCCAGGGGGCCCAGTACCGGGGCATGGGGAAGGGGTTGTATGATCAGTTTCCCGTTTTTAAAGTGGCGATGGAGGAAGGGTTCAGCCAATTGAAAAAGCTGACGGGTGAAGACTTCTTCCCAATCCTGTTTGGAGAAGAAAATGATACGATCAATCATACGATCTATACGCAGCCTGCGCTATTCATCTTTGAATATGCGCTGGCCAAATTGCTGGCCCATTGGGGCATACAGCCGGATCTCATGATCGGCCACAGTATTGGAGAGTTGACGGCTGCGTGCATCAGTGGTATGTTTTCTTTTGAAGAGGGCATCCGCCTGGTAGTGGCGAGGGCGCGTTTGATGGGTGCGCAAGCCGGCGGAGCTATGCTGGCCATTGGATGCCCGGTAGCTTCGATCACTAACTACCTGCAGGAGGATATAGCCGTGGCTGCCATTAATACGCCTGATTCCTGTGTAGTGGCGGGCAGTTATGAAGCTATACAAGCACTATCGGATACACTGGCGGCGGCGGAGATCCCTGTTGCCAGGCTCAGAACATCTCATGCTTTTCATTCAGCAATGATGGACCCGGCAGTAGATGAATTTACAAAGACGGTGACGACAATGCGACTCTCTGCACCACAAATCCCCTTTGTATCCAATGTGTCGGGCAATATGGCTGGTGAAGAAGTATTGGAACCTGCCTACTGGGGCAGGCATATCAGGGAAACGGTCCGGTTCAGTGAAGGACTGCAAGGGATATTGGCCATGGGCAACCTTGTTTGTATTGAAGTAGGGCCTGGTAATACGTTGGCCGGATTTTGCAGGCAGATCAGTAAAGCCGGTGGCCATCAGTATGCACCCTTCAATTTGGTGAGGCGTTCACCCGAAAGGATTGCCGACGACTATTTTTTCCTGGAGAAAATGGGCCAGTTATGGATGCAGGGTGTTGCTGTGAACTGGGATGCTGCCGATCAAAAAGAAAACAGGCAGGTCGTCTCTTTGCCGGGCTACCAGTTTGATCAATACCATTTCCCGGTTGCGGTCAATCCATTAGCGCATAATAATGCCAGGCCGGTAATGGCACAGGGTACAAAACAAAAAGATATAGCCAGTTGGTTTTATATACCCTCCTGGAAAGAAAGTCCATTGCTGGACAATCAAGCTAAAAAGGAGGCAATCAAAAATTACTTGTTGTTGACGGATGAAAGTGAGGGTAGTATGGCGCTAAAACGGCTGCTGATAGAAAAGGGCCATGCCGTGATGGAGGTAAGAAAAGGCCGTCATTTTGAAACACAGGAGCCTGGTATTTGCATGATCAACCACGAGGCCAGGGAGGATTATGAGCAGTTGGGAAACTGGCTGCTTCAGCAGGGCTTCGTGATGGATCAGATCATCTATACCTGGAGTAGTCCGGATGCCTGGACAGATTACTTCAATTTGCTGCATTTATACAAAGGATTAAGTATTCATGGTACCTCTACACAGGCTGCCCTTTATTTCATTACCACTGATATGTATGCTATTGGTAATGCCGCCGGCAACAGGGAGGTAGGTGCCTCAACGGCCATTGGTCTGCTAAGGGTTTGGTCGCAGGAGAATCCTTACTTTTTCTGTAGTCATATCGATATATCACCGGAGGACGGCGTAAAGGCCGTACCGCTTATCTATAAGGAACTATGCTGTAATGAACAGGATATTACGGTAGCACTCAGGAATAAAAGACGATGGGTAAATAGTTATCAACCTATGCCTCTTCAAAGGAATGGCACGAAGGTGATCAAAAAGAAAGGTACGTATCTTATAACAGGCGGATTGGGACAAGTAGGTATATGCCTTGCCAGGCATTTATTGACACAATATGAAGCCCATGTAGTACTGATTGGCCGTAGTGAGCTCTCCCTGAAAGGATCTTTCGACCCGGTGGCAGGAAGCGATTCCGCATTGACCCGGAAACTACAGGACCTAGAGGAATTGCAGTCACTACCCGGAAGCGTAGCTTATTATGCAGCTGATATTACAGACCAACCGTTATTGGAAACGGTGATCCGGCAGGCAGAAGCAACCGCAGGTCCCATCAATGGAGTTATACATGCGGCGGGTGATACGGCCCGCGAATACTTCTCGCTGATCGAATCCACAGACACCGCACAGGTGCACCGGCTCTTTGCTGCGAAGGTGACAGGCACGATGCATTTACAAAAGATATTCAGAGATAAAGCGCCCGACTTTTTCTGGGCCACTTCCAGCCTCTCTGTAGCAGTGGGGGGACTTGGCTACAATGCCTACGCATCTGCCAACTGCTTTATGGACCATTTTATCGACCTGCAAAATGAGCAGCAGGGAAATTGGTTGAGTGTGAACCTGGATGGACTGGCATTGGGTGGGGCGCATGGGGACAAAGGGATCAACCCGGTTGAGCTGTGCGAAGTATTTGAGCGGTCATTGCAAACCCTTGGCCAGGGCCGTCTGGCTGTTTCGGTTTATGATCTTGAATACCGTCTCGAAAAATATATGGGGAAAAACCGGCAGATGCCTGCGGTGGTAAAAGATGCGGAGGTATTTGATACCGGGCGACCAGCTTTGACAGTGGACTATCTGCCTGCTGCCACAGTAGTGGAAAGAAAGCTGGTGGGATTGTGGTCCGAGGTGCTGAATATCCGCGAGATCGGTGTGCTGGACAATTTCCTGGACCTGGGCGGTGATTCCCTGAAAGCAATGACCTTATCGCGCAAGATCCATAAGGAATTTGGCATTGAGCTGCCCATCGACTTTTTCTTCAAAAATCTTACGGTGCAATCATATGCTGCAGAGATCCAGCTGATCGAAAGCCTTAAGAAGATCAATACGGTGCATACCGCCGACAAAGAACTGAAAGTGATTACCATATAA